The Halorubrum sp. BV1 sequence GGTGCGACGATCCGACCGCCGATTTCGACCCGGTCGACGATCGATTCGGGGACGTCGCCATCGGGCGCACACGTCACCGACGCGGCCGCGAACGGTGGCTCCTCTCGAAACGCCTCTCGGGCGTCTCCCGCGTACACGGTGACATCGTACCCGAGCCGATCGAGCCGGTCGCGTGCCGCCTCGGCCAGTTTCGGGACGTACTCGGCCGTGAAGACGTTCCCCGGGCCGACGATCTCGGCGAGGACGGCGGCGTGGTATCCGCAGCCGGTCCCCACCTCGAAGACTCGATCGCCCGGACCGAGATCGAGGAGGTCGGTCATGATCGCGACCATGTGGGGCGCGCTTATCGTCTGGTCGTGTCCGATCGGCAGAGGGCGGTCCTCGTAGGCGTTCTGCCGCTGCGGCTCCGGAACGAACGCGTGGCGAGGGACCGCCTCGATCGCAGAGAGGACGGTCTCGCTCACGTCGAGCCGCCGTCGGAGGTCTGCGACCAGGTCTCTGCGAGCCCGTGCGTACTCGGTGTCGTCCATATCGTTCACCTCAGGCGTTCGGACGCGATCCATGGATCTCGCTGTCTTTCGTCTCGATTTCGACGCTGCTTCCTCCCTTCGTGTCGACGGCGAGATCGCCGCGGATCGCGCTTTCGTCCATCTCGACTTCGACGCTCGCGCCGCCGCCGGTGGTGATCACCGTGTCGTCGCCGATAGTGCTCCCGTCCATCGACAGCGAGAGTGTTCCGCCGCCGCCAAGCGTAGCGGCGACGCCGCCGCCGATCGTGGCGTTCTCCATGTCGATCTCGACTTCGGCTCCGCCGGGAGTGTCGATCCGAAGCTCTCCCCGAATGTCGCTGTCTTCGAGCGATATTGAGACGTTTCCGCCGCCCCGGATCTGAACGTGGAGGTCGCCGCGGATCTCGCTTCCCTCCAGTTCGACCGAGACCTCGCCGCCGCCACCGAGCGTGATCGTCGCGTCGCCGGTGACGACGCTGTCTTCGGCTTCGATCTCGACCTCCCCGCCGCCCCGGAGGTCGATATCGATACACGGGACGGTCTCGTCTTCGAGTTCGATCTCCGGATCGGTGAGACACTGCGCGGCCGGGGCCTGACACGCGACCGTCGTCGACCGTGTGAGCTCGATCGACTCGTCGCGGTCAGTAGTGACCGCGCGGATCGCGAGGGCGATGTCGTCGGTCGCGCCCGAGGCGCACGCCAGCTCGGCCTCGATGTCGGTCGACTCGCCCGACTGGAGCGTCCACCGGTCGATCTGCAGATCGGTTCGGGTGATTCCGAGCGACCCGGCGTCGACGACGCCGACTTGTTCGAGCGTCAGCGACTCCGAAAATCGGTTCGTCACGGTGAGCAACGACACCGTGTCGCCCGACGTGCCCGTCGGATCGCGGGGCTCGATCCCGAGGAGCGCGGTGTCGTCGTCCGCGGTCCCGACGCTGAACTGCCGGTCGCCGGTGACCGCCGAAAACGCGCCCGTCCCCTGAACGCCGGCGGCAGCGGCACCGCCGGTGAGGAGGACACCGAGGGCGGCGCGGCGGCTCACGAGACCGCTCGAATTACCGCGGCTGCGCCGTCGTTTCTGTCCCATGGTGTCTCCGTATCCCCGGATCGTCTCACACCGGTCTGACCGGCTTGCTCACGGTCCAGCGGCCGGCAGTCGTCACTTCGTGTCCGAGATAGGCGACGCCGACCTATAGTATTGCGGTGCCTGAACGCGCGTCACGGGGGTTCCTCGCTCCCGCCGAGCCGATAGCGCCGGCTCTGGACCACCTGCGCGACCGAGGAGACGAGAAACACCGCGAGGATAATCGCGGCCCACCCGATCTCCGGAACGGTCTCGGTCGGGACGAACCCGACCCACATGCCGGCCAGCACGACCGCGGACAGGAGCGAGACGCCGAGGTAGTAGACGCCCCACGAGATCGATCCTTCGGGGACGACGTCGAGGTAGACGTCGAGGGCCGCAGCCCCGTCGGTGAGTTCGATCTGGTCGCCGTCGTACGCGATCATGCCCGCGTCGGCCAGCCTGTCGAGGTGCGTCTGCTGGAGGGAGGTGTACACCCGCTTGCGCTCGGCCGAGGTGAGCTCCGCCACCGACTTGTCCTGCTCGCGGGCGGCCACCCGCTCCGCCAGATCCGACAGCGACAGCGGCTCCTCCGCCTGCTTACAGAAGTGTATCACGTACCGCCGGCGGTGGTTGCTCAACAGGTCGTACAGCTCGTCTTTCTCCGGTCGGGTGTACTCCCGCTGGTCCGTGAGCGACACGCTCACGATGCCTCCGCCCGAGGGGGAATCCGGCGTGGCGGCAGCGCTCGAACCCGTGGAGGGACTCTGCTCGCACACATCTCACGCGAATCGTTCGTTTCAATCCGTATATACTATTCGGGTGTCGGATCAGAACGGGAAACGGGCGAACGCGACGCTACGGTTCTAAGCCGAGCGCGCTCGCGACTGCGTCGGTGTCTTCCACGGTGAGCGCCGCGGCCTCGTCGCGATTGGTACGGAACGTCTCGATGTGGCCGTTGATCGTCTCGGCGTCCGCGCCCTCGTCGGCCGCCCGCGCCGCCGAGAGGGCCGCCTCCGTGGCGTCGATCTGCAGGGCCGTCTCCGTGATGGCCGTCTCACAGAGCGCGGTGGCGTCGTCCTCGGAGAGGTCGCGGGCGAGGTCGGCCGCCTCGGTGAACCCCCCGTTCGCGGTTCGGTAGTCCGACAGCGCGCGCTCGATCAACTCGATCGCGGCGGCGTACGACGCCTCGTTGAACGCGGTGACCCCCTCGTCGCGGGCCGTTGTGGCATCGTTGCGGGCGGCGACCGCGTCGTCGTACGTGATGACGATCTCTCGCTGTTGCACAACTGTGCCTGAGTCGGTACCAGTGGATCGGTCGAGTAATCTGTCGAGACAGCCACCGAGGCTTGTCATGACCGTGATCCCGGCGGCCACGGTTGCTTTTCGCCGAGAGGACATGCCATGATACTGAATTGAACGCATCAAATAGCTTTGCTCATCACTGCACGGTGCGCAAGCGGTGAGCGGTTAATTACTGGATGTCGGATCGTCGAGCGTCCCGACCGTCAGCCCATCCAACAAGTCGATCGTCGCTCTTCTAGTACCGAACCCGTTACCGCCGAAGTCAGCCTGTGTTTGGAGCGCGTCTCGGACATCAGAGTCGTACGTTGTGTCAACGACGAGATCAACAGTAGTTTCCTCCCCAGGATCCAGCCTGACCGCACTCGCTGGCCGATCGCGAGCGTCGATACCACTGGAACCGCTACCGACGACGCTGTCAGCACTTCCCTGATCTACTTCCGGATCGTCTCCGATAAAACTGCCATTCTTCGCCGGTGAGATCAGACCAGTGACGGAGCCGCCGCCATCGGTGAACTCGAGAGGACCGGGATCGCTCATTACGAACTGGTATGAGGCTCGTGAGAGCGCCGGCGAGAGGCCACCTTCGTCGTTGACCGCGATGTCTCCGCCGTATTGTCCGGTTGCACTGTTGTCGAGAAATCCGGAATCGGTGTCGTTTCGGTCGTACGCAATACCGACATCAACCGGTTCAGAAGTGTCGTTTTTGAGGGTAAACAGCTCGGAGAACGTTGCTGTCTGGCCGAAATCGACTGCAGCGACTAGCCTGAGGTTCTCATTCGCCGCTCCGTTCGTCGCTGCGATTGGTGTTTCAAGACTGCTGTCGAGAGTGTCTTGATCGTCAAAGAAGTCATCAACATCAGCGATATCGTCGAACTGATCTGGGCCGAGGATAGTGTCCCCGTTGACCGCATCTTCGTTCGGCTCGAAATTCAGCGTTTCCTCGACGACCACCCGCAAGTCGGCACTTGATGCCGTTGAATTCGAGAACGCCGCCGACGAGAACACTGCCCCGCTCCCGGTCGCCAGCGCGCCGAGCCCGATCACCATGCTGCGTCGTTTGACCATGTAGCTTCCACCTACTCGATCCTGTGCCGGTATCCACTTAGTAGTGAGTTACCTGAAACGACCGAAGGGCAGGCTTGAACGGGTCCACGAAATCAAGCGTCGATTCAAGCGCCGCTTGAATCCGCACGATGACCGCGCTACACCACCCGATCGGAGCGAGATCCGTTCGAGACATGACTGTTCGTGTCGCACGTTACCACGGCCCAGTCAGTTCCGCGTGTGGGACAAACATCAGAATTCGATCATTCCTCGTCGACCGCGGCGATCTCCAGTCTGACGCTCGCGCCGTCCGGGATCGCGTCGAGGTCGCCGGGCGCGTCGTCTGCGATCAGGTTCACGACCAGTCCGAACGACACCGCGTCGCCGGGGTCGAACGTCTCGTCGGGGGCCGCGAGCAGCGTCGTCCGCCCCTCGTCGTCTGTCTCGGTCGGTTCGTCGCCGGAGACGACGCTAAGGGTCGCGGCGACGTCTGCGCTCTGTTCGTCAGCGTCGTCGCCGGCCGGAACAAACTCGAAGGCGAGGCGGTCGTAGGACACGTCGCCCTCGTTTCCGACCACGACGAGGTCCTCTAACCGAGAGATCGACCGGCGGTTCAGCTTCTCGATTTCGATCGCCTCGACGCGGTCGTCGGCGTCGGTCCGCACGTACTCTCCGTCTTCGCCCGCGCGCCCGGGACGAAGCGTGAGCGTCGAGGA is a genomic window containing:
- a CDS encoding protein-L-isoaspartate(D-aspartate) O-methyltransferase, producing MDDTEYARARRDLVADLRRRLDVSETVLSAIEAVPRHAFVPEPQRQNAYEDRPLPIGHDQTISAPHMVAIMTDLLDLGPGDRVFEVGTGCGYHAAVLAEIVGPGNVFTAEYVPKLAEAARDRLDRLGYDVTVYAGDAREAFREEPPFAAASVTCAPDGDVPESIVDRVEIGGRIVAPVGDETGRQRLVRLTVRDDGIEREDHGGVRFVPMR